Proteins from a single region of Chitinibacter bivalviorum:
- a CDS encoding YkgJ family cysteine cluster protein, whose amino-acid sequence MFEQRDQIRYFRSRIPSFACVEGCHDCCGPVLTSSEEISRLPSKTKAERAAALAEYLCPHLGAKGCTVYAERPIICRLFGTTPRLPCPHGRAPEVMIDPRIDAQIQKFFIEVRQVLV is encoded by the coding sequence ATGTTTGAACAGCGGGATCAAATTCGTTATTTTCGTTCGCGCATCCCCAGCTTTGCTTGCGTCGAAGGTTGTCATGATTGCTGTGGGCCGGTATTAACCTCAAGCGAAGAAATCTCGCGCTTACCGAGCAAAACCAAGGCCGAGCGCGCGGCAGCACTGGCTGAGTATCTGTGCCCTCATCTTGGAGCAAAAGGCTGCACGGTTTATGCCGAGCGCCCGATTATTTGCCGCCTTTTTGGCACGACGCCCCGCTTGCCTTGTCCGCACGGCCGTGCACCGGAGGTCATGATTGATCCTCGAATTGACGCCCAGATTCAAAAATTCTTTATTGAAGTGCGGCAGGTGCTGGTTTAA